The DNA segment ACGGCTGCCTTGTACATCCAGCGGGATATCGAGCCAGACTGGTCCCGGGCGGCCGCTGGTCGCGGTAATCAGTGCGAGTTCCAACTCCTGCCTTATTGTCTTAGGATCCCTGATCGTTCTGGCATACTTCGTCACCGACCGAGCCATCGCGACTATGTTACCCTCTTGTGGACCGAATGAACGCAACTTGGAGTAATCGGCCATGAGGTCCGTTCTGACTTGGCCCGAAATCACGAGCACAGGAATCGAATCCACCCACGCGCCCGCGACGCCCGAGAGCGCGTTGGCACCTCCCGGACCAGTCGTGACAAGACATGCCCCTACGTGGTTCGTGGACCGAGCGTAGGCCTCTGCGCTGATCGCACAGGCCTGTTCGTGGTGGTTGCAGTAATAGTGCATACTCGGATTGCGCCCGACCGAATCGAGCAGGTGCATGATGCCACCACCCGACACGAGGAAGATATCATGGATGCCGTGGTCCACGAGGAACTGGACGACGTAGTCGGAGAGCTTCATGCCGGTTGGGTTGGGGTTAGTCCGCGCCACGCGGCGGTGCGGGCGATGGCATCTGGAAGTGATACGAAGACGTTGAGACCAAGTTCGGCGCGAGCGCGACGGATTGAAGGGACGTAGCGTTCGGCCGGTTTCCCCGGCGCCGGCGTCAGCGCGACCCGGACTTCCGACCTCGGCGACACGACCTTCCTCACCAGATGCGCCAGATCAAAGACGGATAGGTCAACGTCAGAGCCGACGTTGTAGGCCCGTCCCGATTGTCCCCTTATCAGGATTGTCCAAAGCCATATGGCTAGGTCGGCGGCGTACAGGTATGAACGCCTTGACGTTCCGTCGCCGTTGACCTGAATCGGACCACCGTGTAGGGCATCCCGGATGAAGTTGCCCGCGGCGAAGTTGGCATCAAGAGGAAGATGCGGACCGACAAAAGCAAAACATCGAGCCACGACAACCCCAACTCCTTGTCTATCGCCGTGGGCGGCGCAAATGAATTCCGACACGCGCTTTGCCTGGCCGTAAGTTGTGAGCGGGTCAAGCGAGTCGGGCGCTCCCGCATACTCCTCGCCTACGTGGGTCATGTCTACGGGCTGCCGTCCGTAGACCGCGCCGGAGCTGACAAGCAGGAACCGGCGTGCCCCCCAACGGCGAGCCAGTTCGAGCATGTTCCTCGTGCCCGCAACGTTCTTTTCGAACACTGAGAGCGGGTCAGACGAAGAGGGGTTAGGAATGAGGGACGAGGGGCCGGGGACGAAAGACTCAACCGCGGCATGGATTACGTAGTCGAACCTCTCCCCCTTCAGGTCGCGCGTGCACATGTCACCCGCTGCCAGGCTGACTGACTCGTGCCTGGCGACGTGGGGCATCTTTTCCTGGAATGCGACCGGATCGCGGGAAAGCACGGTAACCCGGGCGTCCAGGCCGAGCCGGTCGTTCGCCGCGATGAAGGATTCGAGCAACCAGCAGCCGAAGAACCCGGTGCCGCCTGTGATAAAGAGCCGTTTGCCGTGCAGTTCATCCCAGAGTCCGGCGGTCTTGTCCATGACATGGTCGAGGTCGGTGCGGTCAAGCGGCGGCAGAGGTTTCACTCCCATGCGTCGGTCCTGATTCTGTCACTGGCCACTCCCACGCTGGACAGCTCAGCCGTGAGGGTCTTGAGCATTGCGGGTGGGCCGGAGAGATAGCAGACGCATTTGTCCCGCTGCTCCCACTCGGGCCACACCACGTCGACTGAGACACGGCCGGTGGTTGTGCCCGGTGCCGGAGTTTCGCTGAAGAACTCCGCGCGAAGTAGCGCCGTGGATGAGGCGCGTCGTTCCAGCAGCTCGCGATAGAGCAGGAGTTCAGAGCGGCGGGCTCCGTAGGCCAGCAGCACCGGCCGGGCAAATGCCGCGCAGGACAGGAAAGCCGTGAAGGCGGTTATGCCCGTACCGCCGGCAAACAGGGCCGCCGCGTGCGTCGAGTCAATCACGAAATCGCCGTATGGAAGCTTGACCCAGACGTCCATACCGCACGTCAGTTCCTTTTCCATCCTCGATGTGTATCGGCCGCGGACTGAGTAGGTGATACGCAGCAACCCGCTCTCCTCCGGCGAGTTGGCGATGGAGAAGACGCGCGATTCTGGCCAGAACCGGGTCGGGTCCCAGTCGTCGAGCGCGAGGTGGAGGAACTGGCCGGGCAGGAACCGCGGTATCCGGTACCCGGCGTGCGGAACGAGCTCAAGCGTGTAGACGTGGTCCGCGTGCGCGGTTAGTGTTTGAACCCGGCACGGGAGTTTCTGGACCAGCGCCATCTAGATCCTCTCCCCGGCCATGAAACGGCGAAACGCGTCCTCGATTGCGCCCAGTTCGGGTTCGCCGATTCCCGGATAGAGGCCGACGAAGAAAGTGCCTGACGTTATTGTCTCGGTGTTTTCCAGTCCGCCGACCACCCGGTGGTCAATGGCGGCGAACGCAGGGTGGCGCAGCAGATTGCCGCTGAAGAGGTTGCGGGTTTCGATACGGCGGGATTCAAGGAACCGGGTGAGTTCATTGCGCGTGAACCCGGCGTTCGGGCGAACGGTGATGACGAAGCAGAACCACGATGGGTCGGAACCGGACAGCGCCTTTGGCAGCATCAACCTATCTTCGTATGGAACGAGCATCTCGGTCAGCCGGGCATAGTTCTGCTTGCGGCGGGCGATGAATCCATCCAGCTTGGCCAGTTGGGCGCAGCCAATCGCCGCCTGCAGGTCAGTCGGCTTGAGATTGTAGCCCAGGTGGCTGTAGACGTATTTGTGGTCATAGCCCGGCGGCAGGCTGCCGAACTGCTGGCTGAAACGCTTGCCACAGGTATTGCTCTCGCCGCCCGCGCAGTAGCAGTCCCTTCCCCAGTCGCGGATTGAACGCGCGATCTGCGCCAGTTCTTCGCGATCGGTCATCACACACCCGCCCTCACCCATTGTGATATGATGCGCCGGATAGAATGAACATGTCGAGAGGTGGCCGAATGTGCCGGTCAGCTTCCCATGCCACCTTGAACCAAGGGCGTCGCAGTTGTCTTCAATCAGCCAGAGATCGTGCTTGCGCACGAGGTCCATCGTCGTATCAAGGTCGAAAGGAACGCCCAGCGCGTGTGCCATCATTATCGCGCGGGTCCTGGGGCCAACCGCCTGTTGCAGAGCCTCAGGATTCGCGGTGTAATCGCCGAGGTTGACGTCAACAAAAACCGGGACGAGCCGGTTCTGAACTATCGGCGCGACCGTGGTCGGGAACCCGGCGGCGACGGTTACGACTTCATCACCGGGCTTCAGTCTGCGGTCGCCGAGCTTTGGGGAGGTCAGCGCGGTCAGGGCGACCAGGTTCGCTGAAGACCCGGAGTTGACCAGCACCGCGTTGGCAAGCCCGAGGTACTCGGCAAGAGAGGTCTCAAACCGCTCGGCGTAACGGCCCGTGGTCAGGTAGAAGTCAAGGCTTGCATCCACGAGGTAACGCAGTTCTTCAGCGTCAAAAACCCGGCCCGCGTAGTGCACCATGTCCTTCTCGGGGTCGAATGTCCTTCCCGCGAACTCGGCTTCGTAGTAGTCACGTACGAGTGCCAGTATCTGCTGCCGGAGTTCGGCCGGTGCGTTGTTCGCGGCGCTTGACGTCTTATTCTCCACGCCGGAACGCAACAACGGCGCTACGTACTGACAGCAGGTCGAACCGCCTCGTAGTCGGCGATGTCTTTGCGGCAGGCGTCATACATGGAGCCGGTCGGGTCACGATAATAGCTCCTGTACCAGGTTACGGAATGATTGATTGCCTGTTCCAGATTCCAACGCGGACGCCAGCCCAGTTCGCGGACCGCCTTGTCGATGCTCAGCCGCAGAACGCCGGCTTCGTGAGGCTGGGTCGGGTCACTTGCATCCCGCCACTTGCCGCCTCCCCATGCGGTGCAGAACCGCTCGACCAGGTCTTTGACCGTGGCCTCGTCGTCGGGCCTTGGCCCGAAATTCCATGCCCCGCACCACTTCGGGTCTTCACTCGACAGCATCGCTGAAGCCAGCGCTAGATAGCCGCTCAGCGGCTCAAGTACGTGCTGCCAGGGGCGTACCGACCCGGGGTTCCGAACCGGAACCGGCTGCCGCTTACTCAGACTCAGGACCATGTCGGTCATGATCCGGTCCTTACCCCAGTCGCCGCCGCCGATGACGTTGCCGGCCCGGGCCGATGCGAGCCGCACCCCATGCTGAGCGAGCCGGTCGGAATTGAAGAACGAACGACGGTAGGACGCAACCAGCAGTTCGGCCGCGCCTTTGCTGGCGCTGTAGGGGTCATAGCCGCCCATCGGGTCGTTTTCACGGTAGCCCCACACCTGCTCGCGGTTCTCGTAGCACTTGTCACTGGTAATCACGACGACTACGCAGGGCCGCTTGAGCTCCCGCACTGCGTCCAGCAGGCTGGCAATGCCGATGACGTTGACCTCGAAGGTCTCGCGCGGAATGTCGTGGCCGGTCCGCACCAACGCCTGGGCCGCAAGATGAAAGACCACGTCGGGCCGGCAGGCAGCCAGTGCCGCGGACAGTCTCGCGCCGTCTCTGATATCTGCCTCGTAGTGACCGGCCAGTGACTCTCCCAGACGTGTAGCTTCGAAGTTGCTGGGTTGGGTCGGCGGAGCCAGCGAGTAGCCGGTCACACGCGCTCCAAGCTCGGCAAGCCAGAGTGCAAGCCATGACCCCTTAAAGCCGGTATGGCCGGTGACGAGAACCGAGCGGTCATGCCAGAACGAAGAATTGGCGATTGGCGATTGGCGATTGGCGATTGGTGCTGCGCCCTCGGCTTTTGGCTTTTGACCTGGGGCCGCGGGTTTCATTTCCACACCTTCCAGGCTGCCTTGCCCGACTGCCAGAGGCTTTCGAGGTTACGAACGTCACGCAGGGTGTCCATGCACTGCCAGAAGCCTTCGTGGCGGTAGGCGACGAGTTGGCCATTGCCGGCCAGCCGCTCCATCGGTTCGCCCTCCCAGAGCGTCGAATCGTCCTTGATGTAGTCGACGGCTTCCGGCTCCACCACAAAGAACCCGCCGTTTATCCAGCCCTCACCGACCTGCGGCTTCTCGGCGAAGCGGGAAACGCTGTCCCCATCGAAAACGATGCCGCCGAAGCGTGCCGGCGGCCGGACGGCGGTGACCGTGACCAGGCTGCGGTGGCTGCGGTGGTACTCAAGCAAACGCCGCGCGTCGATGTCCGCTACTCCGTCGCCGTAGGTCAGCAGAAACGTATCCCGCCCGATGAATCCTGCTGCTCGCCGGATGCGACCGCCGGTATTTGTGTCAGGACCGGTGTCGAGTAGATGAACGGTCCAGTTGTCGCCGTCCTCGGTGTGAACGTCGATTTCGCCGGATGGCAGGCGCACGGTCAGGCTGCGAGAGCGGTAGCGATAGTTGACGAAATAGTCCTTGATGACCTCGCCTTTGTAGCCCAGCGCCAGCACGAACTCGTTGAACCCGCCGGCTGAGAATATCTTCATGATGTGCCAGAGGATTGGCTGTCCGCCGATTTCCACCATCGGCTTGGGCCTGACCGCGGTCTCTTCAGAGAGCCGCGTACCGAGTCCGCCGCAGAGGATAACGACCTTGGGCTTGGGTGAATGGCGACTTGCGATTGGCGACCTGCGATTGGCGCTTCTCACAGTGTGGAGTATAGCCGTCAAGCTGCCAGCGTCAAACATGACGCAGCGTCCCGCGACCATCCGATCATCTGATCAATTCGCCATAGGCGTTACTGAACCTGAAAAACTGACAGGCTGGGGTCAAATGCACGATACCGAAGAAAGGCATGCGCGTGATCGAACAGCAAGGAATCAGAGTAGTGCTGCGATTTCCAACCCACGCCCCAGACCGGTACCGTCGGTCCGAGTCCGTAGCGCTGCTTCATCGCTTCCAGCTCGGCGCAGAAATCGAGTGGCACGAAGTCACACAGCGGGGTGGCGAATACGCGATAGCCGCCGTAGGACAACTCAGTGAACTTCTCGTCGGACACCGAGGCATGAGAAGGAAACTGGTCTTTGCTCTCACAATCGCGTTGCAGGACCACAGTCAGGCTATCGATCTGGTCACGACCCAAGTAGTAGCCGAGCAGGTCTGCTGTCTGGCAATCAACAAACAGAATGCTGGCCCGGGGAATCGAGTCCTTGATGTACCTGATCGCTGCGCCCATGGCCGCTCTACTCTGTTCTTCCGGCTTGTAGTCCCATACAGCGCTCGCGCTAGTACTCTTGACCATGGGCACGATGACTGCGAACGCAAGCAGGACAGCGCCCGAGCGTCGTCCAGCCATGCGGCCGAACAAAGAGCTGACACCAGCGACCGCGAACAGGCCGAGAAAGACGTCGTGGCGATCGTACCCGAACGCGTAAAGCCCGGCGAGTGCGGCCAGGGCGTTGACCACGAACGCCGCGACTATCAGGACGCCGAAGCTCGAGTCTTCGACCCAGCGCCGGTCTTGATTGCGTGTCGAGGTGTCAGGTTTTCTCCGATAGGGCACGAACAGTGTCACCACGCCGGCCAAGAACAAACCCAGTGCCACCAGCCCTGGAACGCGGGACCAAAACAGATACGTGAACAGCCAACTGAGATTCCGCGCGAGAAACGGCAGGACTTTGTCGCGTCCTGGATGGAAGTAGAACTCCTGCAGCCAACCATCCCGGGCATATCGCTCCATCCCGCTGCCGTGTATGGTCCTGACGTGGGTCAGGTACAAGACAATCAAGAGCGCAGCGATGCCGGCCTGAATCGCGACCCAAGCCCCGACCCATCTGCCGGGCAGACGTTCGCGCACGATGCGGACCAGTGCGTACAGCCCGACCGCAATCGTGAACCACACGGCAGAATAGTGTATCAGGTTCGCTACTAACGCAGCCACGCCGAACCAGAGCAGCATCCACCTTGACTTCTCGCGGAGAGCCCGCTCCAGGTAGTAGAGAGCAAGCATCATGGTCAGCAGGAGCGTAGCGTAACCGCGGACCTCAGCTGACATTGAAATCATGGTCGGGTTGAACGCCAGCAGGAGCAGGCCGACCAGGCCGGTTGTCGTGCCGGACCGATAGGCGAGCCAGTTGAACCCGACCCAGAGACCGGCAGTCCCGGCAAGTACCGAGATGAGGCGCAGGACCAGCTCGGAATTGCCAAGGAACCGCCAGAAGTAGAGCAGCATAAAGAAGAGCGGCGGATGGGCGGTAGTCAGGCTGGCTCTGTAGACCTGATCCAGACCGGCCTGATTGGCAATCAGGTAGTGCAATGCCTCATCCGGGTTGAAATACTGCTTGGTTGCGCACACAAGCCTGAGCACAAAACCGAGTGCGACAACGACCAGCACGGCCATGGCCATGTGCCGTTCGACCCAGTCGCTGATTGAAGACACGAGACTGCCGTCCGAAGAACCTCGGTACCCCATGTCGGCGCCGACGCGTTGACCCGGCATCTCGTCAGGATCCCACGCTCTGGGCGAAGCAGATCACAGCAGCACGACCGTAATTCATCGCCAACGCTGCCCGCGTGCCGATCGCCGCTGAATCAAGCACCGTCTCGCACTTCACTCCGGTGCCGGGCATCGGCCAGCACGAAGTCGACGTCGGGCGTACCGTCGGCGACTACGAACACTTGATAGGAAAAGAGCGTTTTGCTGACGCGGATCATGGCCAGATTGACACCCAGCAGGAAACGGCTGAACCACCCGTCACCCAGTGCCTTGGGAAACGGCCCCGGTATTCCGCGGATCGTTCTGATCCGGAATCCGGCGTCGCGCAGTAGATGCCGAACACCACGGAACGTGTACAGGCGGCAGTGGGTCCGGTCGAGGATGCCGGCCGAGCCGTAGTTGAACTGGCCGAAGAGAAGCATGATCCGTTGGGCGAAGAAGGCGACATTCGGGGCCGTGAGAATGATCGTTCGCGGTGCGTAGTCAAACTGGCTGCGGAGCCGGTCCAGAAACAGCTCCGGATGCCGCAGGTGCTCGATGATATCGAGCATCAGGATGTAGCGGAATCGACGGGCATCGATATCCAGCGGACAATCCAGATCCTGAACGTGGAATTCGATTCCGGGCAGTCGCTCCGGCGGCTCGAACCGGTCGACGACCGCTACCATGCATCCCTTGTTCGCCAGCTCTCGCGCCATTCCACCCGGCCCCCCGCCAAGATCGAGAACCGAAACTCCGGTCGGAACCGCCTGCAACGCGTAGCTGTGGCTGCTCGGGTATCCCAGTTTCAAGTCGTAGCGGGTATTGCCGTCTCCGGTGCAGTCGAAGCGGCGCTCGTAGAAGATGCCGGACCGATGCGCTGCATTGCGCAGGACGGCCATCAACACGTTGCCCGCATAGCGAATGCCGTTGACCCGGCAGATTTCATCCCCGTAGTAGGTTGGTATCGGCAACTCGACTATCCGTGCGCCGGAATTCACCAGTTGGATGATGATCTCGGTGTCGAAGTGGAAGTCGTTCGTGTTTAGCAGGAACGGCAGCTTCGCCAGCATCGGAACCGAGTAGATACGATAGCCGCTGTGGAATTCCGACAGATGAGTACGAAGCAGTCGGTTCTCAAGCCAGGTCAGGATCCGGTTTCCGGCAAACTTGTAGAGCGGCATCCCTCCCTTAAGTGCGGCCCGCGGCGGCATCATCCGACTGCCGAAGACCGCGTCCGCCCGTGCCTCGCGAAACGGCTGCAGCAGACCGGGCAGAGCTTCGGGCGCATACTGCCCGTCGCCGTGAAGGACGGCGACGAGGTCGAAGCCCCCGCTAATCGCATAACGGTAACCGACCTTCTGGTTGCCGCCGTAGCCCTGGTTGTAGCTGTTGCGGAGGACTGTGACATTGAGCTCGGGATGGCCCCGCCGGTAGTCGTCACCAACGGCAAGCGTCCGGTCGTCGGACCCGTCATCAATGACAAGGACCTCGCAGTCGTAATCCCGGTGAACCTGGCTTGGGATGCGTTCGAGGACCGAACTGAGCGTGGATTCGGCGTAGTAGGCAACAACCAGTATCAGGAGCCGTGGGCGAACTGGAGGCTGCGCAGCGACTTCCATGCTAGTTTGCGAAGTCTAGTCATTTCCTCAAGTCAGTCAATATCTCAGCGCAAGGCGTATCGGGTGCGGATTCGTTTTCGGTCCGAACCGTGGCGCCGGACGTAGTCCTGCTCCTGGGCAAGACGGGCGGCGACCGGTGATAATGCAATCAGCACACAGCAATCACGGCACGGGTGGCTCGGAGCCTATGGCGCGGTAGCGACGATATCGAAGACTTCAGTACGGATGCGCGCCAGGACGACCGGGTTCAAGCCGCGGTTCGCCCATTTGTCAAGCAGGACCTGGGCCACGAGCGCAAAACTCTCCCCGGAAATACCCTGCTGCCGCGAGAGCTTATAGAGCTGCCGTGCATAGTTAATGTACGGCACGTACATGATGGTGTGTACTCCAGCCGCATTAAGCGTCTGCCGTGCCTTTGTCTCCATCTCGCAGAGGCTGGCCACCGCCGCCTCGTAGTGTTTGAGCATGTCCGGCCTTAGGTCATCGAGTATCTGCTTCACCCTGCCGGTATCGGTCTTTATCTGCCAGTTCATCAGTCGCTGATTCGGGTCAAACATAGGAACTCCTTTACTGTTTACGGTCATTCACTCACAATCGGGGCCGGTTCGGTACCGGCCCTCCTATGGCCATACTCGCCAGAAGGCACAACCTGTGAAGAGATCTTTGTCTTCCGGCCGAGCCGCACCGTTCGAGTGTGGCCCTTCATATAGTTATGTGTCCGCCAGAGACCGATTTGCTCAAGAATCTTTATCTTCCCGTAACAGGTCATACCTGTAACTCGTTGTAGGACTGCGTGTTAGTACGATTGTCCATTTGAAACTGGTCGAAGATGACGCCCTGCGAACCACCCCGGGAACCGTCCCGGGAACGGTTCTCGGAGTGGTTCGGACCGCGATTCATGCGGGCAGTCGGACGGCAATTTCGACGCCGACTCCCGGCTCGAAAACCGGAGGGGCTGTCGCGGCGATTGTCGGCATGACTTCTGAGGCCACAGGCAGACGGGATTGGAGTGCGACTTGGACGGGGATTTGCGCCGTCACCCGCAGTGCGACTCTCACGGCGACTCTGACCGCGTCTCCGGTTGCGGTTCACGAGGCGGTTCGCAGCGCGATTCGTTGACTGACTTTGGCGGCTGGGTAGAATCACTCCTCGACGCGCCATGGCCGAAAACCCAAAAACCAAGACACCTTCTTCCCCGGTCTCTCTAGCTGGGGCCGAAGCAGCGCCAGAGCTGGACAATGGCATCGCGCTGGTGCGCGAGCGTCTCGCCAAGGCGAAGAATGTGATGGTCATCACCGGCGCGGGAATCTCGGCCGAGTCCGGGGTCCCGACCTTCCGCGACGAGAAAGGGTTGTGGAAGGAGTTCAACCCGCTCGATTACGCGACGCACGAGGCGTTCAAGCGCGACCCGGTGAAAGTCTGGAAGTGGTACGACGAGCGCCGGGTCAACATGGCAAAGGCCGAGCCCAACCCGGCGCACAAGACCTTGGCCGCGATGCAACGTCCGGGCCGGCGCGTGTTCATCGTGACCCAGAACGTCGACGACTTGCATGAGCAGGCCGGCTCGAAAGAGGTCGTGCACATCCACGGTTCACTTTGGCGGATCCGCTGCGAGCGCGACGGCAATGTACTCGAGAACCGAGAAGTACCGCTGTCCGAGAACCCGCCATTGTGCATGTGCGGCGAAATCATGCGACCGGACATTGTCTGGTTTGGTGAGGAACTGCCCCGGCAACCAGTTGAGCAGATCGTTCACTACATGCTGGAGGGAGGAATCGACCTCTGCCTCATCGTAGGCACCGAAGCGACGTTCGGTTACATCGTGCAGTGGGCGCTGCTGGCGCGCGAGGCCGGGGCCTTGGTCGTTGACGTGAACCCGCGCGACACGGGACTCGGCTCGCTCGTGGACGTGCACCTGCGCGGCAAGGCCGGAGAGGTCTTGCCGAGACTGCTATGACAAGCGAAGTCAGATGTGAGAAGCTAGAAGCTAGAAGTCAGAAGTCAGAAGTACGGAGATCGGAGGACTAGTGATGAATGATTCACAGTTCCTGAAGCTCTGCAGGAGCCGACGGTCGGTGCGCCGGTTCGCGGACCGGCCGGTGGAACGTGAGAAGATCGAGCTTTGTCTTGAAGCAGCCCGGCGCGCGCCTTCGGCCGACAACATGCAGCCGTGGCGGTTCATCGTGTTCGACGACGCGGAGAAGAAGGCGCAACTCGCCGAAGCGGTCTTTCATGGCGCCTACGCGCCATCGAAGCGGTTCGCCTCCGCTCCGGTCATTGTCTGCCTGATCATCAAAGAGAACCTGCTGGTCAACAAAGTCGCGGGCATGATCCAGGGCACGCAGTGGCAACTGGTCGACGCGGGCATCGGTGGGGAGCACTTCGTGCTGGCCGCAGCCGAGCAGGGCCTCGGGACCTGCTGGATTGGCTGGTATGACGGCCGGGCCCTGCTCAAGCACCTTGGCCTGCGCGGCAAGGGGTACAAGCCGGTCGCGCTCATCGCGCTCGGCTACCCGGCCGCAGACGTCTCGACCAGCGAACGCCCCCGCAAACCGCTTTCCGAAATCGCGTCCTGGAACGAGCCCCCGCGCTGACGCGCGGTCTCCGCCACCCGTAGCCACGCCCATCTGAAACCTCGCTCGTTCATTTGACTTCCGTCACCGCCTGACCCTCGCTGCCCGGTCTGCTTGACATACCGCCTGATTCCGGCAAGACTTTGGGGCGATGGGCCGCAGGTCCCTCCAGGAAAAATTGCGCACTCGTGCCGGCATGGCCGTCGTGCTGGCCGCAGTCGCGCTCTTCGCCGTGGCCATGTACCTCCCGGCCACGCGTTTCAACTTCGTCTGGGACGACGCGTCACTCATCACCGGACACGGAGCCAGGGACCAAGGACCAGGATTCTGGACCCCGACCTCTGACTCCCGACTCCCATCCCCCGCCTACTACCGTCCGCTGGTAACGCTGAGCTTCCGACTGGACCGAATGCTCTCTCGGACCAACGCACACTGGTTCCACTTCGTCAACGTGCTGCTGTTCGCACTGGCCGCGGCGGCGGTCACCCTGGTCTTGTGGGAGTTGCTGCATTCCGGGGTCTGGGCGCTGCTGGGCGGCCTGCTTTTCACGGCGCACTCGTCCCACGTCGAAACGGTCGCCTACGTCTCCGGCCGGACCGACATCATGCTGACCTTGTTAACGGCGCTGGCCGCTTTTGTGCTGCTCCGCTCCTTCCGCAAGCGCAACCGCTGGTGGCGGCTGGCAGTTCCGCCCATGTTCGGCCTCGCCCTGCTCAGCAAGGAGACCGCGGTCATGTTTCCGCTGCTTGTCGCTTTGACCCCACTCCTGGTCGGCGTCAGGTACGACCGTCGATACTGGTGGTTGGTGCTGGCTTCCCTGGCGGTCCTGGCGGGCTATCTGCTGCTCCACGTGGCGGCGGTCCGGTCGCCGATTCCGCTCGCGATCCAGGCCGGATTCGGGCGCCGGCTTCTTGCTGCGGCCAATACTTTCGGGCTTTACATCCGGATGTTCTTCTGGCCGCTCGCGCAC comes from the bacterium genome and includes:
- a CDS encoding NAD-dependent deacylase, yielding MAENPKTKTPSSPVSLAGAEAAPELDNGIALVRERLAKAKNVMVITGAGISAESGVPTFRDEKGLWKEFNPLDYATHEAFKRDPVKVWKWYDERRVNMAKAEPNPAHKTLAAMQRPGRRVFIVTQNVDDLHEQAGSKEVVHIHGSLWRIRCERDGNVLENREVPLSENPPLCMCGEIMRPDIVWFGEELPRQPVEQIVHYMLEGGIDLCLIVGTEATFGYIVQWALLAREAGALVVDVNPRDTGLGSLVDVHLRGKAGEVLPRLL
- a CDS encoding nitroreductase family protein, with product MNDSQFLKLCRSRRSVRRFADRPVEREKIELCLEAARRAPSADNMQPWRFIVFDDAEKKAQLAEAVFHGAYAPSKRFASAPVIVCLIIKENLLVNKVAGMIQGTQWQLVDAGIGGEHFVLAAAEQGLGTCWIGWYDGRALLKHLGLRGKGYKPVALIALGYPAADVSTSERPRKPLSEIASWNEPPR